The following is a genomic window from Triplophysa dalaica isolate WHDGS20190420 chromosome 22, ASM1584641v1, whole genome shotgun sequence.
ATATGAGAAGATGCCATCATGAGGAGTATGACAAAATGCTGAAATGTGGAGAGATTAAGAATGAGGACATAGATCCTAAAACGACCTTGAAAACAGAACATGTATCATCTGATAATCTCTGCTCTACCACTCCAAACGAACTAAAACACAGAGGACAAGACAAGGAGAAAACTCACCATTGTGCAGATTGTGGGAAGAGTTTCTCTCGCTTAGGTGATCTGAGTGTACATCAGCGTATACATGCAGGAGTGAAGCCGAATCACTGCTCACAGTGTGGGAAGAGTTTCTCTCGATTAGGTGATCTCAATGTACACCAGCGTATACACACAGGAGAGAAGCCGTATCACTGCATACAGTGTGGTAAAAGTTTTTCTCATTCAAGTCATCTCAGTAGACACCAGCGCATGCACATGGGAGAGAAGCCGTATCACTGCTCACAGTGTGGTAAAAGTTTCTCTCAGTTGGTTAATCTCAGTAGACATCAGCGTATACACACAGGGGAGAAGCCGTATCACTGCACACAGTGTGGGAAGAGTTTCTCTCTGTTAAGTCTTCTTACTATacaccagcacacacacacaggatcaAAGCCATATCACTGCTCACAGTGTGGGAAAAGTTTCTCTCAGTCTTCCAATCTCCGTGTACACCAGCGTATACACACAGGAGAGAAGCCCTACTGCTGCACGCAATGTGGCAAAAGGTTTTCAGAGTCAAGTCGTCTTAGTAGacatcaacaaacacacactggaaATAAACTGTATCCTTGCTCACAATGTGAGAAGAGTTTCTCACGGTCAAGTCATCTTACAAGACATCTGCGCTCACACACCGGAGAGAAGCCGTATCACTGCTCACAGTGTGGGAAGAGTTTCTCTCAGTCAAGTCACCTTAGTGTAcaccagaaaacacacacagaggagAAGCCATATAACTGCACACAGTGTGGGAAGAGTTTCTCTCGCTCAAGTCACCTTAGTAGAcaccagaaaacacacacaggagTGAACCTCTATTACTGTGTACcatgtggaaagagttttaacaGGTTTATTGGCCTCCAAAGACATCAGCAGAAACACAAATAAGTCATCACTGCTGAAACTGATGTCATTATTCATGCAGGTCACTTATCAGAACATAAATAGATTTgtgagttccctttctgtcatttactcaacgTTGTGCAGATGAATGTACACCAGGGGTTCGATCTTAAGAGACCATTGACTCTGCTTCTTTCTTAAAGAGTGCCATGAGAGTTGGCTTTTGGGATTTTCATGCATGTCTCCACCCTAGTTTTCTCAGTATAAAAGATGTTTGTTCTTCAGATTAGATATGTGCATGCTACTGCCTTACTCTGCTTCTCTGTTTGGGGCATTCTCCCTGGGACATTATGTGTGCTggtctctttctttttttaaattaacagaCCACTTTGGATGTTCCCTGTGCCACTGTTTGCTCTGCTCCTGTTGCTTTTTGCGATTGCTACTCGCCCACCACTTCCACCTATAGAATCAGCACTGGTTCAAgtcttaaagcggccctgcaacgatgtttcatgcattctgacgtCTTTACAATGTTAAGCGTGCTTAACATGATCAACTTGTCATTACATATTATTTCTGTggtcgatacactcccccagcgatcgtacaggtttccgaaagtttttttcgaacgtATACAGAAtaactgttttgtaaaaaaaattcttagtCCCCGACAATTCTCCAGGAAAAGCACACAGCACCCCCACGCgtcagcatggagagcaggagaaggagcttGCGCttacgtcactttcacttgtgttcaggatagagagagagagagagcatatgttcgcgaagttcaggggTTTATTTGTTCACTAcgtttgggtgatgaatgttatataaactgtggttATAGCGCttgatttggagatggtttgaaacctatatatggagccgtctcagcactaaaagatgccggacatgaaccacatgcggtaagtgaaactgatgtctgtgttttgttggcaatgggtgcgcaTGTGCTTTAGTTAAGCCTAGCCTCCTCTAGTGGTAACTTTTCGTGGACTGCTGGTCTTCCTTTGGGGTagacccacagagatgctcTGTAGTGTCACCGTTTATTTCTTTTCCTGAAAAAATTCGAGGGATGGCTTTCTTCCTCCACCCTGAAGGCCAAAGTGCCTACTATTGTGGCACATCAAGCTATGCAAAATTTGTTTCTTGAACACTGTCCAAAACAATTTTGGGTGATGGAGGTgcagttttcc
Proteins encoded in this region:
- the LOC130411275 gene encoding zinc finger protein 239-like, yielding MRRCHHEEYDKMLKCGEIKNEDIDPKTTLKTEHVSSDNLCSTTPNELKHRGQDKEKTHHCADCGKSFSRLGDLSVHQRIHAGVKPNHCSQCGKSFSRLGDLNVHQRIHTGEKPYHCIQCGKSFSHSSHLSRHQRMHMGEKPYHCSQCGKSFSQLVNLSRHQRIHTGEKPYHCTQCGKSFSLLSLLTIHQHTHTGSKPYHCSQCGKSFSQSSNLRVHQRIHTGEKPYCCTQCGKRFSESSRLSRHQQTHTGNKLYPCSQCEKSFSRSSHLTRHLRSHTGEKPYHCSQCGKSFSQSSHLSVHQKTHTEEKPYNCTQCGKSFSRSSHLSRHQKTHTGVNLYYCVPCGKSFNRFIGLQRHQQKHK